TTTCTGGTTTGACAGAAGCGCCGATGACAGCGACCGATTCGGGGTGAAAGATTTTTTTCATAGATTTTTATTTTTGAGTATTATAGAGATATTATAACATAAAAGTGGTTGAAGAGAGAATAGTATGGACATCAAAAGTCCTAATATTCAAATTATAAATTTAAAAGAAAGAAATTAAATATTGTTACTTGGAAATTATTTTGTGCTTTGGGCTTGAGATTTGGTGTTTGGCTGGGTATTGTAAATTTATATTTGTATACTTATAAATGATTTGTACATTTGGATTAGTGTGATAAAATGGGGGATATGGCAAAAAGATGGATGCTAAAAGAAAAATATGGCGCAGATTTTGGGGAGAGATTTCCTGAGTTGAAAAGCGTTGTTTTGCAGCTCTTGTTCAACCGTGGCTTGACAACTCAAGATCAAATAGACAGATTTTTGGGGCCGGATTATTTACGTGACCAAAATGATCCTTTTTTATTTGGGGAGATGGGGGTGGCAGCAGAGAGGGTTTTTGGAGCCATTGAACGAAAAGAAAATATTGTAATTTATGGAGATTATGACGCTGACGGAGTGACTTCAACGGCGGTTGTTTACATTGCGTTAAAAAGATTGGGGGCGGAAAATTTGAAAGTCTATATTCCCAATAGATTGACAGAGGGCTATGGTATGAACAAAGAAGCAGTGCAGGAATTGGTGGACAATAAAACAAATTTGATTATCACGGTTGATTGTGGTATCGCCAATAAAGACGAAATAGCTTTGGCCAAAGAAAGTGGGATAGATGTAATAGTGACGGATCATCACATGGAACCCAAGAATATACCAACAGCCTATGCAGTGGTTTGTCCGACACTAAAAAAGGAGAAATATCCATTTAAAAAATTGGCCGGGGTTGGAGTGGCTTTTAAATTAGCGCAGGCATTACTTAGGAGTGATAAAAAACAAAATAATGATGCTTTTGAAAAATGGCTTTTGGATTTAGTGGCAATTGGGACAATTGCTGATTCGATGCCGCTTTTGGAAGAAAATAGAACTTTGGTAAAATGGGGTTTGATAGTTTTAAATAAAACTCAGCGCTTGGGGCTTAAAGAGCTTTTTAATTTGTCCCAGACCGATGAGGTTGATGTGCATAGTGTGGCTTTTCAGGTTGCGCCCAGACTTAATGCGGCTGGCCGGATGGATCATGCCAATACTGCTTATGAGCTTTTGGTGGCTGAAGACGAAGCCGAGGCCTTGGCAATTGCCAATGATTTGAATCAAAAAAATCAAAATAGGCAAAAAACAACAGAAGAAATGTTGAAGATTTCTTTGGAACAGATTGGGCAGCCAAGCAATGAAGATAAAATTCTTTTTAGCGCTTATGACGGTTGGTCACCGGGGCTGGTAGGGCTCATAGCTGGCAAGCTTTGCGACAGATTCAACAGGCCAGTGATTGTTTTTGGTAAAATGGGCAATGAATACGTGGCCTCTGGCCGGAGCATTCCTGAATTTGATATTACGGCGGCTCTTGGCGAGTGTCAGGAATATTTATCGGAATTTGGGGGGCATGAACAGGCTTGTGGTCTGACAATAGCGGGGGAGGAGAATTATGAGAATTTTAAGAATAAAATTAGGAGCATGGCCCAAAGTCAATTGGCGAGGGCAGAATTGACGCCAAGGCTGGATATAGAGGCGGAAGTTAACTTGGCTGAGATGGACTGGGGAGTGATTGATGATTTAGAAAAATTTGAGCCCTTTGGCGAAGGAAACAGGGAGCCGTTATTTATAACAAAAGATTTAAGGATTGAAGCAATCATAACCATGGGAACAGTGGGGCAACATTT
This sequence is a window from Candidatus Kuenenbacteria bacterium. Protein-coding genes within it:
- the recJ gene encoding single-stranded-DNA-specific exonuclease RecJ; translated protein: MAKRWMLKEKYGADFGERFPELKSVVLQLLFNRGLTTQDQIDRFLGPDYLRDQNDPFLFGEMGVAAERVFGAIERKENIVIYGDYDADGVTSTAVVYIALKRLGAENLKVYIPNRLTEGYGMNKEAVQELVDNKTNLIITVDCGIANKDEIALAKESGIDVIVTDHHMEPKNIPTAYAVVCPTLKKEKYPFKKLAGVGVAFKLAQALLRSDKKQNNDAFEKWLLDLVAIGTIADSMPLLEENRTLVKWGLIVLNKTQRLGLKELFNLSQTDEVDVHSVAFQVAPRLNAAGRMDHANTAYELLVAEDEAEALAIANDLNQKNQNRQKTTEEMLKISLEQIGQPSNEDKILFSAYDGWSPGLVGLIAGKLCDRFNRPVIVFGKMGNEYVASGRSIPEFDITAALGECQEYLSEFGGHEQACGLTIAGEENYENFKNKIRSMAQSQLARAELTPRLDIEAEVNLAEMDWGVIDDLEKFEPFGEGNREPLFITKDLRIEAIITMGTVGQHLRLELSDGNGKIIRKFVGFGLSSEWVEKMKVGDKVDVVYEFGVNEWNG